The nucleotide window TCTTGCAACAAAACATCAAAGCGCTTTTCCGCAGCTTGTAAACTCGCGGTCAACACTTCATAGCGTGCTTCGGTCATGGTAACATCCAGTTCCATGCCAAGCAATAAAGCACCGACAACCGGTTCGAAAAGGGCGGGCACAGGCTGCGCCAGCGGACAATCACGATGGATGACCGTCGTCATGGCATCCTTTAATACGGGGCTGCTTCCCTTAAATACGCTTCCCGCCATGACCACGTCAAACCGGTCGTGGAGCATATCCAAATGTCGTGCTGCGCCTACCACCATTTTACCAAGATAACGACCGCCCCACTCCAAGATATCACAGGCAATTTCGTCGCCTTCATAGGCGGCATCAAAAACCAATTAGGCCATGGGCTGCAAATCATCGTAGCCCAATTCCTGATAATACATTTTGTGAAAGAAATCATCCACATCCGAACAGCCGGCACGTTCCAAAAATTTCTGAGTCAACAAGGTCGGTCCGGTAATACCGTCGCGGCTGCGCCATAGGGCTTTCAACCCTTCTGTGCCTATGCTGGTTCCGCTCACCATATCTCCGAAGTCTTCATTAATGCCGCCGACACGGGTCTCTTTTCCCGACCGATTGATTCCGGCGCATACGCAGCCTGTTCCACAGGCGATGACAATGCCAAAGGGATCTTTTGTTCCGCCCCTTAATCCGCCCATAGAATCGTTCCGAAATACTCTGGGTATATTCCCCAATAAGGGCGTAAAAATTTCTCGTTCCAGCATTACATAATCTTCAGGCAGATCAGCGCCGGCAATACCCATACCAATACCTGAAATTTGGTCAAGCGTCAACCCGGCACTTTGTAAAGCGCCGTCGATGGATTTTTTAATTTCAACGCTCGCTTCTTCCGTGCCGTAACACTCATAATTCCCGGCACCGCCGCGGCCAAATCCTAAAATTTCACCCGTGTTGTTCCCGACCAGACAAAATGTCTTGGTACCGCCTGCGTCAATACCCAAATAATACGTCATTTAAAGTTCCTTATTGTCGATCCATAGCAAGAGCTATGGGCTTATATAGAAAAAACGGACGCAGGAGGGAATCCTGCGCCCGGACAATATAACCAAGAAAGGCTGCCTGTTATTGGCCACGAAGTTTACGCAAATCCGTTCTCGCCTGATCCGCTGCCGGGCTGACCGGATACTGGTCAATGACGGCTTCCATGAGCCGCTCGGCTTCTGATGTTTTTCCTAAGCGCGAATAGGCGACTGCCTGATTGTGCATGGCAAAGGGTACCTTCGAGCTGCTCGGATACCCCGTGCGCAGAGACTCAAAAGACTTCACCGATTCATCGTAACGGTTCAGGTTGAACAGGCATTTGGCACGCCAAAACTGGGCATTAGCGCTCAATTCGGGGTCACTGCCCTGGTATTGAGTCAGATACGAGTCGAATTGATTGAGCGCGCCCGTGTAGTCGTCATTGGCGTAACTGCGTTGTGCTTGTTGATAGAGCAGTTTAGGATCCGCTGCCGGCGTAGGCGGCGACGCAACGGCCGGCGCCTCGGCAACAACTGCCGGTTCAGCCGTATAGTCTGAAAGAGGGTCTGAACTTGGTGTTACTTCCGCACTCACCTTTTCAGTGGGCAAAGGCGCACTGTCTTCCAGTACAACAGTTCCGCTCGGCGCTGCAGTCATTTCCGTTTTCACAGGTGTCTGCGCCGCTACGGGCGGCGGAGGCTGTAAGTTGGAAGTAGGACTGACCTCGCCGCCGCCGGGCGTTTCAATGGTCACCATACCCGTGGAAACACTGCGCGGCGCAGCTCCGGCTGTACTCAAATTCCAGTGCCGATAGAGTGTCGTTTTCATGTCGGTGAGCTCTCGGGAGAGCATGTCCAACTTTCGTTGATTTTCTTCCAGCATGCCTCGTAAGGATCGGGTCTGTTCGTCATTGGCATCGATCCTGGCATTCAAGGTAGCGGAACTTTCATTCAACTGCGTAATCGATGAACCCAGTTCCTTGTCCAACTTCACCATGCGTGCATGGGTATCGTGGATGATCGTTTGTGTACTGCTGCCGCCTGGTGTTTCACAGCCGGACACAAACAACACACCCGCCAGTCCTGTGAACAAGATACATGAGAATTTTGAAAACATGGCTCTATGTCCTGTAAAAGTTGTCGGCACGCCCTACCATAGGCCGCCGTTGATTACTTAGCGCGCGCGGTTAAACTCTACGCGACGGTTCTTCGACCAAGCGCTGTCGTTGTCGCCCATGGCCGCAGGAAATTCTTTTCCGTAACTAATCGTGATAAGGCGGTTGCCTTGGACACCCAGCTGGATCAGATATTCACGAACAGCAAGGGCGCGACGTTCGCCAAGCGCCATATTGTATTCCTGCGTACCGCGATTATCGCAGTGACCCGCCAATTGGATAATGACGTTGGGGACTTGCTTGATCTTGTCTGCGTTGTCACGCAGGACGCTCATAGAATCGGCGCGCAGTGAACTGCTGTCATAGTCGAAATAGACGGTCTGCAGACCATATTTGCTGCCTGGTTCAAAAAGCAGATTTTCAAGATCCATATCCGGCATGCCATCACCGGAGGTATCGCCCATGGCTCCTGAATTACTATCCAGATCCGTGGTTAACGTATCGATAGGTTTGTGTTTGCAACCGGTCATCAGTCCCATAGCTACAGTTGCCACCAAGAGAAATACAGCCAGTTTAGTTACTTTTTTCATGTTGTTGTGAACTCCGATGCGTTGTGCCTTGCCGGCATGGTTAATTGTACACTAATCCCTCTACTTGAGGAAAATTTGCTGAAACCGAAACACAGTATCCTTCTGCACTCAGGGCAAAGAAAAGGGAATGATACAACTACGACACATCCCAAGGAATTCGCCAAGGACGCCTATAAGGAAATGCTCACAGCCCCTTACGTCCGCCAACAAAAAACAGATTCTTGCGGCGCCTTCATGGATACGTCGGTAGTATACCTTTATTTGCCTTAGAATTTCCACTTTATTACCCCGGCGAATTTAGGGGCGCCGATAAAGTGAATGTCTGTGGCACTGCCTAGCAAAAATCACGCTGTACCAACTCAAAACATGCCGTAGGGATCAAGGTCAACCTTGAGCTGAACCTTGTCATTTCCCGGTTCCTGTATGAATAGACTGCGCAGTTCGCGGGCCAATTGATTCACTCGCACCGCACTTTTAGACATGATCGCAAAATTCCATCGATACTTTTTCTTTACCCGTCGGATAGTCGCCGGCGCAGGCCCTAACAAGGCGACACCGAGAAATCCGAGTTCATCCAAACGAGCGCAGGCAAGACGCCTTAACCGACCACTCATTTTCTCGGCGGCCAAGGGATCTTCACTCTCAATCATAAAATTTACCATGCGCCGAAAAGGCGGGTATCCCGCATCGCGCCGACTTTCTATTTCTCTCGCATAAAAACCCTGATAATCATGGTTTGCAGCGGCCTGAATGGCAAAGTGAGCAGGTCTGAAGGTTTGGATATAGACTTGACCCGGTCGGTCGCCTCGTCCTGCGCGGCCAGCCACCTGTGTCAACAGTTGAAAGATTTGTTCGCCTGCGCGGAAGTCGGGCAAGGACAGCCCATAGTCTGCATTGAGCACCCCGACCAAGGTTACCCTTGGGAAATCATGCCCTTTCGCAAGCATTTGTGTACCCACGAGAATATCTATTTCATGCTTTGCAAAACGGCCTAAGATTTTTGCGTGCCCTCCCTTACCCGACGTGGTGTCGGCGTCCATCCGCTCAACACGGGCGCTTCCAAAGGTGCGCATCAAATAATCTTCGGCTTTTTGCGTGCCTGAACCTAAAAATACGAGGGGGTTAAAATGACACGCCCTGCAAACAAGCGGTTTCGGACAGGTGCTGCCGCAGTAGTGACAATGCAAGGCATTATGTGCACTGTGGTAGGTGAGGCTCACTTGACAGTTGTCGCATTCTGCCACCCATCCACACATGGGACATAATACCACCGGCGCGAAGCCCCGTCGATTGAGGAGCAAAGTAACTTGCTCCCCCGCTTCAACGCGCTTTTCAACGGCTTCCTCCAAAATAGGCGAAAGAATCAACTGCCCCGGCGTCTGATGTTGCTCCTTGCGCATATCAATGAGATGAACCTCAGGAAGACAGGCGGAAGTGGCGCGTCGCGTCAGCTCAAGACGGGTCGATTTAGCGGTCTCACTGTTAAAAAAAGACTCGACGCTCGGCGTGGCCGAACCCAATACACACACGGCATCATTCATTTTGGCGCGCATAATCGCTACATCGCGAGCATGATAACGGGGCGTCTCATTCTGTTTATAGGAACTGTCGTGTTCTTCGTCCACGATGATCATCCCCAGATTGGGCAGGGGCGCAAAAACAGCAGAACGAGCGCCCACAACGATCCGAACTTTTCCTTCCCGTGCTTGACGCCAAGCATCGTAGCGCTCGCCACTGCTCAATCCGCTGTGCAAAATTGCAATGTCCTGGTTAAAGCGCGAATAGAAACGGCCTACCGTCTGCGGCGTCAACGAGATTTCAGGAACAAGCATGATTGCCGAACGCCCCTCCGCCAAGACAGTCTCAATAGCTTGCAAATAGACTTCCGTCTTCCCTGATCCTGTAATGCCCTTAAGGAGGAAGGTGTTGTATTGCTTTTTATGTACCGCATCAAGCAAGGCGTTCAAGGCTGTGCGCTGTTCATCATTGAGTTCATGCTTGCAGGCGGCACGGTCATCGCCTGTAATTTCGGGTTTTCGATACACTTCAACTTCAAAGCGTTTGATAAGCCCCTGTTTTTCCAAGGCATTGAGAACAGACTTATCCGCTTTATGTTTCCGATAAAGCGCTGTGCTGCTTTGTTCTTTTTCCCCATAGAGCAGATCCATATACACGGCGGCACGACGGGGCGCACGGCGCTGCATCGCCATGAGCGCCTCATTATCCAGCGCTTCCGCTTTCACAAATTGGACACGGGTTTCTGTAAGCGTGCCTTGTTTTACGTCGGGCAACTGAATCTCTTCGCGCAAGAGTCCCCGTTTGGTCAAAGACGCCAAGATAGTGCCCAAGCCTGTGCTGCCCACAGCCGCTGCCAATTGCTGCGAGGTCATGGATGCATTTCGGTAATATAGTGTCTTGATCACCTCTTGTTGTCGTTCACTTAAGGTATAGGTGGACAGCCGTTCCGGTACGAGGTGATAACGTCGCTGCACGCGCCCTTTCGCAACAGCAGGCAAGGCAGCCGACAATGCTTCACCCCAAGAACAACAATAATACGAAGACAACCAGTTGCAAAGCTCCAGCATCCCCGCGTCGAATACAGGCGATTCATCGGGAAAGTCGACCACTTCTTTTACGCGACCTGGCGGACACTCGTTGTGGATTCGGACTACAAAACCAAGAACAAGGCGGGATTGAAGAGGTACCAACACACGAAGACCGACCTGAACACGGTCGTGCAACGACAAAGGCACTTGGTAGCTCAGCGGTCTATCCAACGCCAAGGGCAGAGCAACATCAATATACATTTCTTCTGTGGGG belongs to Candidatus Hydrogenedentota bacterium and includes:
- the priA gene encoding primosomal protein N' produces the protein MLLPTEEMYIDVALPLALDRPLSYQVPLSLHDRVQVGLRVLVPLQSRLVLGFVVRIHNECPPGRVKEVVDFPDESPVFDAGMLELCNWLSSYYCCSWGEALSAALPAVAKGRVQRRYHLVPERLSTYTLSERQQEVIKTLYYRNASMTSQQLAAAVGSTGLGTILASLTKRGLLREEIQLPDVKQGTLTETRVQFVKAEALDNEALMAMQRRAPRRAAVYMDLLYGEKEQSSTALYRKHKADKSVLNALEKQGLIKRFEVEVYRKPEITGDDRAACKHELNDEQRTALNALLDAVHKKQYNTFLLKGITGSGKTEVYLQAIETVLAEGRSAIMLVPEISLTPQTVGRFYSRFNQDIAILHSGLSSGERYDAWRQAREGKVRIVVGARSAVFAPLPNLGMIIVDEEHDSSYKQNETPRYHARDVAIMRAKMNDAVCVLGSATPSVESFFNSETAKSTRLELTRRATSACLPEVHLIDMRKEQHQTPGQLILSPILEEAVEKRVEAGEQVTLLLNRRGFAPVVLCPMCGWVAECDNCQVSLTYHSAHNALHCHYCGSTCPKPLVCRACHFNPLVFLGSGTQKAEDYLMRTFGSARVERMDADTTSGKGGHAKILGRFAKHEIDILVGTQMLAKGHDFPRVTLVGVLNADYGLSLPDFRAGEQIFQLLTQVAGRAGRGDRPGQVYIQTFRPAHFAIQAAANHDYQGFYAREIESRRDAGYPPFRRMVNFMIESEDPLAAEKMSGRLRRLACARLDELGFLGVALLGPAPATIRRVKKKYRWNFAIMSKSAVRVNQLARELRSLFIQEPGNDKVQLKVDLDPYGMF
- a CDS encoding tetratricopeptide repeat protein; this translates as MFSKFSCILFTGLAGVLFVSGCETPGGSSTQTIIHDTHARMVKLDKELGSSITQLNESSATLNARIDANDEQTRSLRGMLEENQRKLDMLSRELTDMKTTLYRHWNLSTAGAAPRSVSTGMVTIETPGGGEVSPTSNLQPPPPVAAQTPVKTEMTAAPSGTVVLEDSAPLPTEKVSAEVTPSSDPLSDYTAEPAVVAEAPAVASPPTPAADPKLLYQQAQRSYANDDYTGALNQFDSYLTQYQGSDPELSANAQFWRAKCLFNLNRYDESVKSFESLRTGYPSSSKVPFAMHNQAVAYSRLGKTSEAERLMEAVIDQYPVSPAADQARTDLRKLRGQ
- the pal gene encoding peptidoglycan-associated lipoprotein Pal, with protein sequence MKKVTKLAVFLLVATVAMGLMTGCKHKPIDTLTTDLDSNSGAMGDTSGDGMPDMDLENLLFEPGSKYGLQTVYFDYDSSSLRADSMSVLRDNADKIKQVPNVIIQLAGHCDNRGTQEYNMALGERRALAVREYLIQLGVQGNRLITISYGKEFPAAMGDNDSAWSKNRRVEFNRAR